CATCTGGGACTCGCCGACCTCGCGGGACTTCGGCCAGGTGGAGTCCGAGTGCGGGTAGTCCGTCTCGTAGAGGACGTTGCCGACCCCGATGGCGTCCAGGTTGCGGAGGCCAAAGGCGTCGTCGAAGAAGCAGCCGAAGACGTGCTCGGCGAACAGCTCGGCCGGCGGGCGCAGCACCTTGTCGGCGACTCCGCCCCAGCCTCGGTTCTCCTCCCAGACCACGTTCGCGCGCTCGAGGATGTAGGGGATCCACCCGATCTGGCCCTCGGCGTACATGATCTTCAGGTTGGGGAAGCGTTCGAACTTGCCGCTCATCAGCCAGTCGACCATCGAGAAGCAGCAGTTGGCGAAGGTGATGGTGGAGCCGACGGCCGGCGGGGCGTCTGCCGAGGTGGAGGGCATGCGCGAGGAGGAGCCGATGTGCATGGCGATGACCGTGCCGGTCTCGTCGCAGGCCTGGAGGAAGGGGTCCCACTCGTCGGTGTGGATCGAGGGGAGCCCCAGGTGCGGGGGTATCTCGGAGAAGGCGACCGCGCGCACGCCCCGCGCGGCGTTGCGGCGTACTTCGGCGGCGGCGAGGCGGGCGTCCCACAGGGGGACGAGGGTCAGGGGGATCAGGCGGCCGCGGGCTAGCGGGCCGCACCACTCCTCCACCATCCAGTCGTTGTAGGCCCGTACGCCGAGCAGGCCGAGTTCGCGGTCCTTGGCCTCGGTGAAGGTCTGGCCGCAGAAGCGCGGGAAGGTCGGGAAGCAGAGGGCGGACTGGACGTGGTTGACGTCCATGTCGGCGAGCCGCTCGGGAACCGAGAAGGAGCCCGGGCGCATCTGCTCGTAGGTGATGACTTCCAGCTTGATCTCGTCACGGTCGTACCCCACCGCGGTGTCGAGGCGGGTGAGCGGCCGGCGCAGGTCCTCGTACACCCACCAGTCGCCGACCGGGCCGTCGTCGCCCTTGGCCCCCATGACCGGGGCGAACTTGCCGCCGAGGAAGGTCATTTCCTTGAGCGGGGCGCGGACGATCCGGGGGCCGGTGTCGCGGTACTTGGCCGGGAGCCGGTCCCGCCAGACATGGGGGGGCTCCACCGTGTGGTCGTCCACCGAGATGATCTTCGGGAAGGTCTCCATGTGCTCTACCGTAGCGCTGAACTGACGAACCGTCAGCTATTCCCGCCGCAGTGGCACTCAGGCCGGGAGCGGATGCCTCCGCTACGGGCTGACGTGTACGCGCAACACAGGGCAGACTGACCCTTAAACCGACGGAAGGCAGGGGGGACGAGAGATGGACGGCGAACCGGCCATCCCGCACCAGCGGAACCACCCCGACGCGGCCCGGTCCCGGCCCGGCACCAGCACCACCGGCACCAGCACGGGCGCCGACACCAGCACGGGCACGGGCACCAGCCCGGGCACGGGCGCCGACACCGCCACCACCACCGCCGCCACCACCACCGGCACCCGTACCGGCACACCGCCCGACAGCCCCGTGCCCGCATCCCCCGAAGCGGCCGGCTCCCCCACGCCCCCCGCACCCCCCACACCCCCCGCCCCCGCCCCCGCCGACAACCGCTTCGCCGTCCTCGGCCCCGTCCGTGCCTGGCGCGGCAGCGAAGCCCTGCCCTCCGGCAGCCCCCAGCAGCGCGCCCTGCTCGCCGTGCTGCTGCTGCGCGACGGCCGCACCGCCACCGCGCCCGAGCTGATCGACGCCATCTGGGGCGAGGACCCCCCGCAGCAGGCCCTCGCCACCATCCGCACGTACGCCTCCCGGCTGCGCAAGGTGCTCGACCCCGAGCTGCTCGTCACCGACGCCGGCGGCTACGCGATCCGGCTGCGCCACCAGGAGGCCCTGGACCTCGGCATCGCCCGCAGCCTGGCCGCCGACGCCGAGAAGGCCCGCGCCGCCGGAGACCGCGCCCTGGCCCGTACGCTGCTGGCCCGCGCCCTGGACCTGTGGGACGGCGAACCCCTCGCCGGGGTACCCGGCCCGCACGCCGAGACCGAACGCACCCGGCTCGCCGAGTGGCGCCTCCAGCTGCTGGAGACCCGCCTCGACCTCGACCTGGAGGTCGGCCACCACGCCGAGGCCGTCTCCGAGCTGACCGCCCTCACCGCCGCCCACCCCCTGCGGGAGCGGCTGCGCGAGCTGCTGATGCTCGCCCTCTACCGCAGCGGCCGCCAGGCCGAGGCCCTCGCCGTGTACGCCGACACGCGCCGGCTCCTCGCCGAGGAACTCGGCGTCGACCCGCGCCCGGAGCTCTCCGCGCTCCAGCAGCGGATCCTGAACGCCGACGCCGAACTCGCCCGCGCCGAGGACCCCGTCCCGACGGCCGCGCCCGTACCCGTGAGGCCCGCGCAATTGCCCGCCACCGTCTCGGACTTCACCGGCCGCACCCCCTTCGTCGCCGAACTCGGGACGATCCTCGCCGGCGCCGAGGGCCAGGTCATGGCCGTCTCCGCGCTGGCCGGCATCGGCGGCGTCGGCAAGACCACCCTCGCCGTGCACGTCGCCCACGCCGCCCGGCCGCACTTCCCCGACGGCCAGCTCTACGTCGACCTCCAGGGCACCGAACCCCGCCCCGCCCTCCCCGAAGCCGTCCTCGGCTCCTTCCTGCGGGCCCTCGGCACCCCCGACAGCTCCATCCCCGACTCCCCCGCCGACCGGGCCGCGCTCTACCGCTCCATCCTCGACGGGCGCCGCGTCCTCGTACTGCTCGACAACGCCCGCGACGCCGCCCAGGTCCGCCCGCTGCTCCCGGGCACCGCCGGCTGCGCCGCCCTCGTCACCAGCCGGGTCCGGATGTCGGGCCTCGCCGGGGCCCATCTCGTCGACCTCGATGTGATGAGCCCCGAGGAGGCCCTACAGCTGTTCACCCGCATCGTGGGCACCGAACGGGTCGGCGCCGAACGCCAGGCCGCCCTCGACGTCGTCGGCGCCTGCGGGTTCCTGCCGCTCGCCATCCGCATCGCCGCCTCCCGGCTCGCCGCCCGCCGCACCTGGACCGTCTCCGTCCTCGCCGCCAAGCTCGCCGACGAGCGCCGCCGCCTCGACGAGCTCCAGGCCGGCGACCTCGCCGTCAAGGCCACCTTCGAGCTCGGCTACGGGCAGCTCGAGCCCGCCCAGCAGCGTGCCTTCCGCCTCCTCGGCCTCGCCGACGGCCCCGACATCTCCCTGGCCGCCGCGGCCGCCGTGCTCGAACTGCCCGAGTACGACACCGAGGACCTCCTCGAGGCTTTAGTCGACTGCTCCCTGCTGGAATCGGCCGCGCCCGGCCGCTACCGCTTCCACGACCTCGTACGCCTCTACGCGCGTGCGTGCGCCGAGCGCGACGAACAGAGCGGCGGCCGCGAGGACGCCCTGGACCGGCTCCTCGACTTCTACCTCGCCACCGCCGCCCGGGTCTACGGCGTCGAGCGGCCCGGCGACCGCCTCCCCGCCCACCTCAGCGCCACCCGCCACCCCGGCCTGACCCTCACCGACCCCCGCGCCGCCCTGGACTGGCTGTTCGCCGAGGCCGACCCGCTGCTGGCCTGCGTACGGCAGTCCGCCGGACGGCCGGGCGCCCTGCGCCGGGCCGTCGACCTGCTGTGGGCGGCCAAGGACCTCTCCGAGTCCGGCGCCAACTCCAAGCAGTACGAATCGGCCGCGCTGACCCTGCGCGAGGCCGCCCGCGCCGCACGGGACCCCCGGGCGGAGGGCCGCGCGCGGACCACCCTCACCATGGTCCACCTCTTCGCGGGCCGGTTCACCGAGGCCGACGACGAGGCCCGCCAGGCCATGGACCTGGCCCGCGAGGCCGGCGACCCGCTGCCCAGCTGCTGGGCGCCCAACGACCGCGGGATCACCGCCCTCTACCAGAAGCGGTACGAGGACGGCGAGCGCTACCTGCTGGAGGCCATAGAGAACTTCCGGGCCGACGGCAACCACATCGGCGAGGCCAGCGCCCTGTGCAACCTCTCCCGGATCCACGTCGGCCTGGGCCGCCTCGGCAGCGCCATAGACCTCGCCCGGCAGGGCATCGCCGTCTACGACCGGATGGGCCTGACCCTGCGCCTGGCCAACGGCCGCTACGCGCTGGGCATCGCCCTCACCCAGGCGGGCCGGCTCGCCGAGGCGCTGGACCAGCTCGGCGAGGCGCTGTCGCTCTTCCACGACAACCGCCAGCCACTGTGGGAGGGCGTCACCCACTTCCGGCTCGCCGAGGCCCACCTGGCGGCCCTGCGGCCCACCCTGGCCGCCAAGCACGCCGAGCAGGCCATCGCGCTGCGCGGGATCGGCGGGGAGTGGCGCCGGGCGACCGTGCTGACCGTGCTGGGCAAGGCGCTGCGGCGGCTGGGCCAGCCGGACCGGGCGCGGGCCTGCTGGCGGGACGCGGAGACGGTTTTCACCCAGCTCGGCTCATCCGAACTGGCAGAAGTGCAGGCACTGTTGGCGTCGGAGCTGGCGGCCTGAGGCCCCTGATCTGGGCGGTTCACGGATGGACGGGGCGTTCATCGTTCGTTTATCGCCGCGCGGCACGATAGGTGCATCGGCCCGGCGCGTCGGGGGGCACCCGGGCCGGCAGGAGGACTACCCGTTCGGCGGTCCACGGGGGAATCGCCGAACGGGACCGACTCACCATCAGGAGATCCGATGACGACGAACGAGAACAGCCTGCCGCTCGACGGCGACATCAGACCGCTCGACAACCACGCCTCGGGCGCCGACATCAATCCGCTGGACCCGCCGGCCGACCCGCCGGTGGTCAAGTCCACGGACAAGCCGCTCGACAACCACGCCTCCGGCGAGGAGATCGTGTCGCTGGACAACCACGCGTCCGGCCCGCGCCCGTAGTTCGGGCACGACGTACGGGGGACGTACGGGGGAAACGTACGGGGGGCCTTGAGCGGTCGTACGGGGGACGTACGGGGGAGCCGCTCGGGGACGTACGGGGGAACACGGGGGAACACGAGGGAAGAACGCCGGACGGACGGCCCACGGGGGAATTCGGGGGAATTCAGGGCCGTCCGACACGGGGGAACAGCACGGGGAAGCGGCGGCCGCGGTGGCCAGGAGGGGGACCACCGCGGCCGCCGCGCACCCGTGTCCGGATCCCCCCGCTGCCGTAGGGTGTGAGCGTGTTCACCTCACAGGGTCCCAGCCTGCGCGAACTGGCCGTCCAGGCCTTCTCCTCCGTCGAGCACGGCTACGACCTGCTCGCGCCCAAGTTCGACCGGACCCCCTTCCGCACCCCGGAGCGGATGCTCGACGCCGTCGAGGAGACCCTCGCCCAGCGGGAGGGATCCTTCGGCTCCGGCCTGGACGTCTGCTGCGGTACGGGCGCGGGCCTGGCGATGCTGCGCCGGCTGTGCCGGGACCGCGTCACCGGGGTCGACCTCAGCGCGGGCATGCTGGCCGAGGCCGCGCGGGCGCATCCCGAGGGAGTGGACCTCGTACGGGCCGACGCGCTGGAGCTGCCGCGGACGCTCGGGGACACGTACGACCTGGCGGTGAGCTTCGGGGCCTTCGGCCACTTCCTGCCGGCCGAGCGGCCCGCCCTCTTCGCCGGGGTGCACCGCGCGCTGCGGCCGGGCGGGGTCTTCGCCTTCCCCGTCGGCGCCCCGGTCCCGCCCACCTCGCCGGCCTGGTGGGCGGTGGCCGGCTTCGACGCGGCGATGCGGGTGCGCAACGCCGTGTGGCGCCCGCCCTTCGTGATGTACTACCGCACCTTCCCGTTCGGCCCGGTCCGCGCGGACCTCACGGCGGCGGGCTTCCGGGTGGAGACGGCCCCGCTGGAGCACTTCGGCCACCGGAAGGACGGCAGCCCGCACTGGCGGCTGGTCCTGGCCCGGAAGGACTCCTAGCGGGCCGTCCGGGCCGTCCCGCTCACCAGATCCGGTCGAAGGTGAGCCGGACCCGCTCCTGGTCGGTGAGGTCGTTGCCGTCGCGCAGGCGGGCCATGTCATTGCCGGACAGGGCGCGCCCGTAGATCCGTACGTCGTCCAGCGCGCCCGCGTAGAAGGCCTTGTAGTCGGGCTGCGTGCCGAGGTGGACGGTGAAGGCTCCGGTGGGCCGGAAGTCCATCTGGTCGGGGGTGAGTCCGGTGGTGGCGGCCGGGGCGCCGTCCACGGACAGTTCGAGCCGGGTGCCCTTGCGCTGGAGGACCACGTGGTGCCAGGCGTCGTCGTCGACGCGGGTGCGGGTGGCCACGGAGGCGGGGCCGGTGCCGGCGTTGACGGTGGCTTCGAGGCCGCCGGTCGCGGGGTCGGCCTCGATGCGGAACTGCTTGGCGGCCGGGCCCTGGCCGTAGCCCCACACGAGCGGCTGGCGCAGCCCGCTGTCCCGGTCCTGGCCGCGGGTCTTGTACTTGACCCAGGTGGCGACCGCGAAGTCCCCCTCGCCGATGCGCAGTTCGTCGGGGCAGTCGATCAGGCGCAGGAAGTCGTCCTTGCCGTCGAAGCGCATGGCCTTCCCGCCGTCGGGACGGTTGCCGAGCTTCGGGGCTCCGTGGACGACGGCGTGGTTGTGGTACGGGGTGGCGTCGGTGGTGCGGCGCGGGGTGAGGTCCTCGGTGGCCGCCTGGAGCTCGTGGGGGCCGAAGGCGGTGAACTTGATGTAGCCGTGCGGGGTGCCGTTGGCGGTCTCGTAGAGCATGCCGACCCGGCCGCCCGGCAGGACCGTCATGTCCGAGTAGCCGGCGCGCTCGCGCAGGACGACGGCGCCGCCCTTCGACCAGGTGCGGCCCTCGTCCTTCGAGGTGCGCACGGCCAGGGTCCAGCGGTCGGAGAACTCCGCGCCGGGGCGGCTGGGCGCCGACAGCAGCAGGGGTCCGCCGGGCAGCTGGAGCACCGACCCGGAGGCGGGCGGGGCCGGCAGGGCGGGGACCGGCAGGAAGCCGGGCTCCGGGACGGCGGGCGCGGCGGCGTCCTCGACGATCGCCGCCACGCGGTGGTCGGCGGTGCCGCAGGTGGCGGTGGAGCGGGCGTTGACGTAGATCCGGCCGTCGGGGAGCTGGGTCAGGGCGGGCTCGTTGGGGGCGGGGGTGCCCTCGGGGGCGCCCCAGCGGGCGCCGGGCCGCCAGGTGAGGCCGCCGTCGTCGCTGTAGAGGAGCTGGGCGCCGGACTCGTTGGACTCGGTGCGGTAGTCGGCGCTGACGACGAGCCGGCCGGGGCGGTCGGGGCGGGTCGGGGTCAGCTGGATGCCGTGGCCGGGGCCGACGGACACCCAGGCCCAGTCGGCGCCCTTGAGCTGGGGCTGCGGGGCGGGGTCGGTGCTCCAGCCGGCGCCGTCGTCGGTGCTGTGGGCCAGGCGCAGTTCGCGGGGGCCGCGGACGCGGTTGCCGTCGGCGTCGGGGGTCCAGGTGCTGTAGGCGTGGAGCAGGGTGATGCGTCCGGAGGCGGAGTCCACGACGGGGACGGGGTTGCCGTAGGCGCCGGGGTCGCCGGCGCCCCGGACGACCTGCATGGGGCCCCAGGTGCGGCCCTCGTCGGTGGACCGCTTCAGGACGAGGTCGATGTCGCCGATGTCGTTGCAGCTCGCGGTGCGGGCCTCGGCGATGGCCAGCAGGGTGCCGTCCTTGGTGGTGATGAGGGTGGGGATGCGGTAGCAGTCGTAGCCCTCGGTGAAGGCGCTGAACGGCGCGGACACGGCGGCGGTCAGCCCGCCCGGCCGCTTCGCCGCGCCGCCGCCGGCGGCGCCCGGCTTGCCCCCTCCGGCGGGCGCGCCGGGCAGCAGGACGACGGCGACGAGGACCAGCGCGACGAGGGCGGCGGCCCCGATCCAGACCCGGACGCCCCAGCGGATTCGAACACCTGCTTGTTGCGAGCTCACCCGTGCAGGCTAACTCGGCCTCTGCGCGGGGGTGGTCAGGGGCGGGTCCGGGGCGAGTCGGGGCGGTCGGGCGGGGCGGGTCCGGGGCGGGTCGGGGTGGTCAGCGCTTCCTGAGCTCCGTCTTCAGGACCTTGCCGCCGGCGTTGCGCGGGAGGGCGGGGAGGAACTCCACCTCCCTGGGCACCTTGTAGTTGGCCATCTCCCGGCGGGACCAGGCGATCAGGTCGTCGGCGGTGAGGGTGGAGCCGGGGCGGCGGACCGCGTACGCCTTGCCGACCTCGCCGAGCCGGGGGTCGGGGACGCCGACCACCGCGATGTCGGCGATGTCCGGGTGCAGGCCGAGAAGTTGCTCGATCTCGGCGGGGTAGGCGTTGAAGCCGCCGACGATGAACATGTCCTTGATCCGGTCGGTGATGCGCAGGTTGCCGGCGGCGTCGAGGACGCCGACGTCGCCGGTGCGCAGCCAGCCCTCGGGGGTGATGGCGTCGGCCGTGCCCTCGGGGTCCTCGAAGTAGCCGCGCATGACGTGGTGGCCGCGGACCCGGACCTCGCCGGCCGCACCGGCCGGGAGGGCGGCCCCGTCCGGGCCGGTGACGCGTACCTCCGTGTCGGGGATGGCCCGCCCGGAGGTGGCGGCGACGACCTCGGCCGGGTCGTCGCGGCGGCACATGGTGACGAAGCCGCCGGCCTCGGAGAGCCCGTACGCGGTCAGGACGGTGGCGATGCGCAGTTCGGCGCGGAGCCGTTCGACCAGCTGGAGGGGGACCACGGCGGCGCCGGTGACGACCAGGCGCAGGGCGGACAGGTCGTGCTGGGCGCGCTGGGGGTGGTCGAGGAGGGACTGGTGGAGGGTCGGCGGCCCGGGGAGTACGGAGATCCGCTCGGCGGCGATGTTGGCCATGACGGTGTCGACGTTGAAGACGGGCTGGGGGACCATCGTGGCGCCGCGCATCAGGCAGGCGATGATCCCGGCCTTGTAGCCGAAGGTGTGGAAGAAGGGGTTCACGATCAGGTAGCGGTCGCCCTCGCGCAGTCCGGCGAGCTCGCTCCACACGGCGTAGCAGCGCAGGGTCTGGGCGTGGGTGATGACGGCGCCCTTGGGGCTGCCGGTGGTGCCAGAGGTGAAGATGATGTCGGAGGGGGTGTCGGGGCGTATCGCGTCGGCGCGTGCGCGGACGGCCGCGGCGGGGACCGCGTCCCCGTCGGCGAGGAACTCCTTCCAGGTGCGGAAGGCGTCGGGGGCGTCGTCGGCGAGGACGACGACCTGCTCCAGGTGGGGCAGTGCGGGCAGCGGCCCGGTTCCGGGGCCCTCGGCGGCGGCGCGGCGCAGGGAGGCGACGTAGGAGGTGCCGAGGAAGGTGCCGGTGACGAACAGCAGGCGGGCCCGGCTGCGCCGGAGGACGTACGCGGCTTCCGTGCCCTTGAAGCGGGTGTTGAGGGGGACGAGCACCGCTCCGGCGGAGACGGCGCCGAGGGCGGAGACGATCCACTCGAGGGTGTTGGGCGCCCAGACGGCGACCCGGTCGCCGGGTTCGGTTCCGGCGGCGAGGCAGGCCGCGGCGGCCCGTTCGACGCGGGCGCCGAGCTCGGCGTAGGTGATCCGGACCCGGCCGTCGACGACGGCCTCGCGGTCGCCGTACCGCTCGGCGGCGTCGCGTACGAGCCCGCCGACGGTGGCCCAGCGCAGGTCGCCCCGGGGGTCGGCGGAGCCGGCTCCGGGGGCCGCTCCCGCGTCGTGTGCGAAACCTTCGGCGCCCGCGCCCTCTTCCATCGCCCGCCCCTCCCAGGATCCCAGTAGCTGACTATCCGTCAGATTAGCTGTAGCCTTCGCGGCTGTCAGTACTGGTGCAACCGGAGGTGGCGATGGCGGCAACGCTCAAGGACGCTACGGCAATCGTCGGCATCGGCCAGACCGCCTTTGCCAAAAACCTGCCGTCGTCCGAGAAGGAACTGGCCTGCCGGGCCGTCCTCGCGGCGCTCGCCGACGCCGGCATCGCGCCCGCCGAGGTCGACGCCTTCGCCTCCTACACGATGGAGGAGACCGACGAGGTCGAGGTCGCCAAGGCCATCGGCGCCGGCGACGTCACCTTCTTCTCCAAGATCGGTTACGGCGGCGGCGGTTCCTGCGCCACCGTCGGCCACCTCGCCGCCGCGATCGCCACCGGCCAGGCCACCGTCGGCGTCGCCTGGCGCTCCAGAAAACGCGGCTCCGGGCCGCGCCCCTGGAAGAACACCGCCGTCCAGCTCCCCACCCCCGGCCAGTGGACCCGCCCCTTCGGGCTGCTGCGCCCCGCCGACGAGATAGGCATGCTGGCGCGCCGCTACATGCACGAGTACGGGGCCACCCGCGACCACCTCTTCAACGTCGCGATGGCCTGCCGCAACCGGGCCAACGAGAACCCCGCCGCGATGATGTACGAACGCCCGCTGACCCGCGAGATGTACATGACCTCCCGCATGATCAGCGAGCCGCTCTGCCTGTTCGACAACTGCCTGGAGACCGACGGGGCGCTCGCCTGCGTGATCGTCTCCGCCGAACGCGCCCGCGACTGCCGCCAGAAGCCCGTCTACGTGCACTCCGCCGCCCAGGGGCTGCCCGCCCAGCACCACGGGATGGTCAACTACTGGAACGACGACCCGCTGACCGGCCCCGCCTGGACCGCCGCCCGCCACCTGTGGAAGCAGGCCGACTTCGGGCCCGCGGACGTGGACGTCGCCCAGATCTACGACGCCTTCACCCCCCTGATCCCGCTCTCCCTCGAGGGCTACGGCTTCTGCGGGCGCGGCGAGGGCGCCGCCTTCACCGAGGGCGGGGCCCTGGAGATCGGCGGCCGGCTCCCGGTCAACACCGGCGGCGGCGGGCTGAGCGAGGCCTACGTGCACGGCTTCAACCTGATCAACGAGGGCGTCAAGCAACTGCGCGGCACCTCCACCGCCCAGGTGCCGGACGCCGCGACCTGCCTGGTGACGGCGGGCGAGGGCGTACCCACGTCCGCGATCCTGCTGCGCGTGTGAGGAGCCGACCCATGACGACCGTACCGACCGCGCCGACTACGCCGACCGCGACGACCCCGGCGACCCCGGCGGCCGCGCCGACCGCGCCGGCCGCGCCGACCGCGCCGGCCGCGCCGACCGCGCCGGCGGACGCCGCCGCCGACGGACTGCTGCTGCCCGTCCCCGACGAGGACGGCGCCCCCTTCTGGGCGTACGCCGCCCAAGGCGAACTCCGCGTCCAGGCCTGCACCGCCTGCGGCCGCCTGCGCTTCCCCCCGCGACCCTGCTGCCCGCACTGCCAGTCCTTCGACAGCGAGTGGCGCCCGGTGAGCGGCCGGGGCCGGATCTGGTCCTACGTCCGGCCGCACCCGCCACTGCTGCCCGCGTACGCCGCGCAGGCCCCGTACAACGTCATCCTCGTGGAGCTCGCCGACGCGCCGGGGATCCGGCTGGCCGGGAACCTGGTCGCCTCGGCCGACGCCCCGCTGAACTCGGTGGACCCGGCCCGGCTGCGCATCGGCGCCCGGGTGCAGGTGGTCTTCACCGAGAGCGGCGGCATGAGCGTGCCGCGCTGGGTCCTGGAGAAGCCGTGACGCTGCGGGTGGAGCGGGACAAGACGACCGGGGTCGCGGTCGTCACCCTGGACCGGGAGCACCGGCACAACGCGATCGACCTGGAGACCGCGGCCGCGCTGGCCGCGGTGTGGCGGGAGCTGCGCTTCGACGAGGACGTGCGGGCGGCGGTGGTGACCGGCGCGGGCACGGCCGCCTTCTGCACCGGGATCGACCGGTCGGCGCAGGTGCCGCAGCCGGCCTCCCCGTACTCCGTAGACGACCCGCTGATCGCCATCGGGCCGAAGGCGAACGACCTGTGGAAGCCGGTGATCGCCGCCGTCAACGGCATGGCCTGCGGCGGGGCCTTCTACCTGCTGGGCGAGGCGGAGTTCATCGTCTCCTCCACGAGCGCCACGTACTTCGACCCGCACACCGCCTACGGGATGGTCAGCGCCTACGAGGCCGTGTACATGGCGCAGCGGATGCCCTTCGGCGAGGCCGCCCGGATGTCCCTGATGGGCACGGCGGAACGGCTCTCCGCGCGCCGGGCGTACGAGATCGGGCTGGTCTCCGAGCTGGCCGAGCCCGGGGAACTCCTCGGGGCGGCGCTGCGCTCGGCCGAGACCCTGGCGGGGTTCCCGACGGAGGGCGTACAGGGCACCGTACGGGCCCTGTGGTCGGCGAAGCGGGCCGCGCTGCGCCAGGCCCTGGACCAGGCGCCGGCGCTGATCGCGCTGGGGAACCTGACGCCGGAGCGGCAGGCGGAGCTCT
The Streptomyces sp. NBC_00091 genome window above contains:
- a CDS encoding class I SAM-dependent methyltransferase, producing the protein MFTSQGPSLRELAVQAFSSVEHGYDLLAPKFDRTPFRTPERMLDAVEETLAQREGSFGSGLDVCCGTGAGLAMLRRLCRDRVTGVDLSAGMLAEAARAHPEGVDLVRADALELPRTLGDTYDLAVSFGAFGHFLPAERPALFAGVHRALRPGGVFAFPVGAPVPPTSPAWWAVAGFDAAMRVRNAVWRPPFVMYYRTFPFGPVRADLTAAGFRVETAPLEHFGHRKDGSPHWRLVLARKDS
- a CDS encoding amidohydrolase family protein, which produces METFPKIISVDDHTVEPPHVWRDRLPAKYRDTGPRIVRAPLKEMTFLGGKFAPVMGAKGDDGPVGDWWVYEDLRRPLTRLDTAVGYDRDEIKLEVITYEQMRPGSFSVPERLADMDVNHVQSALCFPTFPRFCGQTFTEAKDRELGLLGVRAYNDWMVEEWCGPLARGRLIPLTLVPLWDARLAAAEVRRNAARGVRAVAFSEIPPHLGLPSIHTDEWDPFLQACDETGTVIAMHIGSSSRMPSTSADAPPAVGSTITFANCCFSMVDWLMSGKFERFPNLKIMYAEGQIGWIPYILERANVVWEENRGWGGVADKVLRPPAELFAEHVFGCFFDDAFGLRNLDAIGVGNVLYETDYPHSDSTWPKSREVGESQMGHLAPDVVDRIVRGNAIDLLGLTTEGLWAGAGA
- a CDS encoding BTAD domain-containing putative transcriptional regulator, which gives rise to MDGEPAIPHQRNHPDAARSRPGTSTTGTSTGADTSTGTGTSPGTGADTATTTAATTTGTRTGTPPDSPVPASPEAAGSPTPPAPPTPPAPAPADNRFAVLGPVRAWRGSEALPSGSPQQRALLAVLLLRDGRTATAPELIDAIWGEDPPQQALATIRTYASRLRKVLDPELLVTDAGGYAIRLRHQEALDLGIARSLAADAEKARAAGDRALARTLLARALDLWDGEPLAGVPGPHAETERTRLAEWRLQLLETRLDLDLEVGHHAEAVSELTALTAAHPLRERLRELLMLALYRSGRQAEALAVYADTRRLLAEELGVDPRPELSALQQRILNADAELARAEDPVPTAAPVPVRPAQLPATVSDFTGRTPFVAELGTILAGAEGQVMAVSALAGIGGVGKTTLAVHVAHAARPHFPDGQLYVDLQGTEPRPALPEAVLGSFLRALGTPDSSIPDSPADRAALYRSILDGRRVLVLLDNARDAAQVRPLLPGTAGCAALVTSRVRMSGLAGAHLVDLDVMSPEEALQLFTRIVGTERVGAERQAALDVVGACGFLPLAIRIAASRLAARRTWTVSVLAAKLADERRRLDELQAGDLAVKATFELGYGQLEPAQQRAFRLLGLADGPDISLAAAAAVLELPEYDTEDLLEALVDCSLLESAAPGRYRFHDLVRLYARACAERDEQSGGREDALDRLLDFYLATAARVYGVERPGDRLPAHLSATRHPGLTLTDPRAALDWLFAEADPLLACVRQSAGRPGALRRAVDLLWAAKDLSESGANSKQYESAALTLREAARAARDPRAEGRARTTLTMVHLFAGRFTEADDEARQAMDLAREAGDPLPSCWAPNDRGITALYQKRYEDGERYLLEAIENFRADGNHIGEASALCNLSRIHVGLGRLGSAIDLARQGIAVYDRMGLTLRLANGRYALGIALTQAGRLAEALDQLGEALSLFHDNRQPLWEGVTHFRLAEAHLAALRPTLAAKHAEQAIALRGIGGEWRRATVLTVLGKALRRLGQPDRARACWRDAETVFTQLGSSELAEVQALLASELAA
- a CDS encoding Zn-ribbon domain-containing OB-fold protein is translated as MLLPVPDEDGAPFWAYAAQGELRVQACTACGRLRFPPRPCCPHCQSFDSEWRPVSGRGRIWSYVRPHPPLLPAYAAQAPYNVILVELADAPGIRLAGNLVASADAPLNSVDPARLRIGARVQVVFTESGGMSVPRWVLEKP
- a CDS encoding lipid-transfer protein codes for the protein MAATLKDATAIVGIGQTAFAKNLPSSEKELACRAVLAALADAGIAPAEVDAFASYTMEETDEVEVAKAIGAGDVTFFSKIGYGGGGSCATVGHLAAAIATGQATVGVAWRSRKRGSGPRPWKNTAVQLPTPGQWTRPFGLLRPADEIGMLARRYMHEYGATRDHLFNVAMACRNRANENPAAMMYERPLTREMYMTSRMISEPLCLFDNCLETDGALACVIVSAERARDCRQKPVYVHSAAQGLPAQHHGMVNYWNDDPLTGPAWTAARHLWKQADFGPADVDVAQIYDAFTPLIPLSLEGYGFCGRGEGAAFTEGGALEIGGRLPVNTGGGGLSEAYVHGFNLINEGVKQLRGTSTAQVPDAATCLVTAGEGVPTSAILLRV
- a CDS encoding sialidase family protein; its protein translation is MSSQQAGVRIRWGVRVWIGAAALVALVLVAVVLLPGAPAGGGKPGAAGGGAAKRPGGLTAAVSAPFSAFTEGYDCYRIPTLITTKDGTLLAIAEARTASCNDIGDIDLVLKRSTDEGRTWGPMQVVRGAGDPGAYGNPVPVVDSASGRITLLHAYSTWTPDADGNRVRGPRELRLAHSTDDGAGWSTDPAPQPQLKGADWAWVSVGPGHGIQLTPTRPDRPGRLVVSADYRTESNESGAQLLYSDDGGLTWRPGARWGAPEGTPAPNEPALTQLPDGRIYVNARSTATCGTADHRVAAIVEDAAAPAVPEPGFLPVPALPAPPASGSVLQLPGGPLLLSAPSRPGAEFSDRWTLAVRTSKDEGRTWSKGGAVVLRERAGYSDMTVLPGGRVGMLYETANGTPHGYIKFTAFGPHELQAATEDLTPRRTTDATPYHNHAVVHGAPKLGNRPDGGKAMRFDGKDDFLRLIDCPDELRIGEGDFAVATWVKYKTRGQDRDSGLRQPLVWGYGQGPAAKQFRIEADPATGGLEATVNAGTGPASVATRTRVDDDAWHHVVLQRKGTRLELSVDGAPAATTGLTPDQMDFRPTGAFTVHLGTQPDYKAFYAGALDDVRIYGRALSGNDMARLRDGNDLTDQERVRLTFDRIW
- a CDS encoding FadD3 family acyl-CoA ligase; translated protein: MEEGAGAEGFAHDAGAAPGAGSADPRGDLRWATVGGLVRDAAERYGDREAVVDGRVRITYAELGARVERAAAACLAAGTEPGDRVAVWAPNTLEWIVSALGAVSAGAVLVPLNTRFKGTEAAYVLRRSRARLLFVTGTFLGTSYVASLRRAAAEGPGTGPLPALPHLEQVVVLADDAPDAFRTWKEFLADGDAVPAAAVRARADAIRPDTPSDIIFTSGTTGSPKGAVITHAQTLRCYAVWSELAGLREGDRYLIVNPFFHTFGYKAGIIACLMRGATMVPQPVFNVDTVMANIAAERISVLPGPPTLHQSLLDHPQRAQHDLSALRLVVTGAAVVPLQLVERLRAELRIATVLTAYGLSEAGGFVTMCRRDDPAEVVAATSGRAIPDTEVRVTGPDGAALPAGAAGEVRVRGHHVMRGYFEDPEGTADAITPEGWLRTGDVGVLDAAGNLRITDRIKDMFIVGGFNAYPAEIEQLLGLHPDIADIAVVGVPDPRLGEVGKAYAVRRPGSTLTADDLIAWSRREMANYKVPREVEFLPALPRNAGGKVLKTELRKR